Proteins found in one Bdellovibrionales bacterium genomic segment:
- a CDS encoding DUF2062 domain-containing protein, with protein MLIHYARRAQEFLLDQLKKGTSPQGLALSCTMGVICGSFPVLGFCTILSLIFSLFFELNQPTLQLVNQLMWPVHLLMIPVFIYSGEFLLGMEHIPLRPDLILEHFSNDPRQFVVQYSTAVLAAVFAWALTAPIFGYGCYYAFKKLFLKLRRKRSSS; from the coding sequence ATGCTTATTCACTACGCCCGCCGCGCTCAAGAGTTTCTGCTCGATCAGCTCAAAAAAGGAACATCTCCCCAAGGGTTGGCATTGAGTTGCACTATGGGAGTCATCTGCGGCTCTTTCCCCGTCCTGGGCTTTTGCACAATACTTAGCCTGATCTTCAGTTTATTTTTTGAACTCAATCAACCCACACTTCAGTTGGTCAACCAGCTCATGTGGCCGGTTCATCTTCTTATGATTCCTGTTTTTATTTACTCTGGAGAATTTCTTTTGGGAATGGAACATATCCCGTTGAGGCCCGATCTCATTTTAGAACACTTTTCCAACGACCCTCGACAGTTCGTTGTGCAATATAGCACGGCTGTTCTCGCTGCCGTCTTCGCATGGGCTCTTACCGCTCCCATCTTTGGCTATGGCTGCTATTACGCTTTTAAAAAGCTGTTTCTCAAATTGAGGAGGAAGAGATCTTCCTCGTGA